The following proteins come from a genomic window of Terribacillus aidingensis:
- a CDS encoding alpha/beta-type small acid-soluble spore protein, whose protein sequence is MANNNSSNQLLVPGVQQALDQMKFEIAQEFGVGLDGNETSRANGSVGGEITKRLVASAQSQLSGGQF, encoded by the coding sequence ATGGCGAACAACAACAGCTCAAACCAATTGCTAGTACCTGGCGTACAACAAGCACTTGATCAAATGAAATTCGAAATCGCACAAGAATTCGGTGTAGGTCTTGATGGCAACGAAACTTCTCGTGCTAACGGATCTGTCGGTGGAGAGATCACTAAACGTCTTGTAGCTTCTGCACAGTCTCAGCTTAGCGGCGGTCAATTCTAA